A region from the Salvelinus sp. IW2-2015 linkage group LG21, ASM291031v2, whole genome shotgun sequence genome encodes:
- the LOC111982246 gene encoding G protein-coupled receptor 137Ba, translated as MNGEAMDMPLESSSPVVEQGTVGGVSVAPEPASTAAGNGSLPPPPTMAPAIPPYVKLGLTVAYTVFYSLLFAFIYAQLWLVLRYRHKRFSYQTAFLFLCLLWAALRALLFSFYFRDCVTANALGPFAFWLLYCFPVCLQFFTLSLMNLYCAQVYFKAKSKYTPELLKYKLPLYLVFLAVSFLFLVVNLACALLVKMTATEVKTIVLVRVTINDTLFVLCAISLSVCLYKVAKMSLASIYLESKGTSVCQVILIGVLVVLLYASRACYNLVVLALTDIETINSFDYDWYNVSDQADLRSTLGDAGYIVFGVILFVWELLPTSLVVFFFRVRRLPQDRSGSGIPNHVLSSRGYFFDNPRRYDSDDDLAWSIPPQNNSASLVTDCYDWGSRNSSFTVQTGTDEQRLAPVTGELHPY; from the exons ATGAATGGAGAAGCGATGGACATGCCCCTGGAGTCATCATCCCCGGTGGTGGAGCAAGGCACCGTCGGGGGGGTGTCAGTGGCACCAGAACCGGCATCCACAGCAGCCGGTAACGGCTCCCTGCCTCCTCCGCCCACCATGGCCCCGGCCATCCCGCCCTACGTCAAGCTTGGCCTCACCGTGGCCTATACTgtcttctactctctcctctttgccTTCATCTATGCCCAGCTATGGCTGGTGCTCCGATACCGCCACAAGCGCTTCAGCTACCAGACGGCATTCCTCTTCCTGTGTCTGCTGTGGGCCGCGTTGCgcgccctcctcttctccttctactTCCGCGACTGCGTCACGGCCAACGCGCTGGGTCCCTTCGCCTTCTGGCTGCTCTACTGCTTCCCCGTCTGCCTGCAGTTCTTCACGCTGAGCCTCATGAACCTCTACTGCGCCCAG GTTTACTTCAAGGCAAAGTCCAAGTACACCCCAGAGCTCCTTAAATACAA GCTCCCCCTCTATCTGGTCTTCTTGGCAGTCAGCTTTCTCTTCCTGGTGGTCAACCTGGCCTGTGCCCTGCTGGTTAAGATGACCGCCACCGAGGTCAAGACCATTGTCCTGGTCAGAGTCACCATCAACGATACGCTCTTCGTGCTCTGTGCCATCTCGCTGTCCGTCTGCCTTTACAAGGTGGCTAAGATGTCCCTGGCCAGCATATACCTCGAGTCCAAG GGAACGTCGGTGTGTCAGGTGATATTGATTGGCGTCCTAGTGGTTCTGCTGTACGCATCACGGGCCTGCTACAACCTGGTGGTACTGGCTCTGACCGACATTGAGACCATCAACTCTTTCGACTACGACTGGTACAACGTGTCCGACCAG gctGACTTGAGGTCCACTCTGGGGGACGCTGGTTACATCGTGTTCGGGGTGATCCTCTTTGTCTGGGAACTGCTGCCAACCTCCCTGGTGGTCTTCTTCTTCAGGGTCCGCAGGCTGCCCCAGGACAGG AGTGGATCAGGGATCCCAAACCACGTTCTCTCTTCCAGAGGTTACTTCTTTGACAACCCCCGTCGGTACGATAGCGACGATGACCTGGCGTGGAGCATCCCTCCTCAGAACAACTCAGCAAG CCTAGTTACAGACTGCTACGACTGGGGCAGCCGCAACAGCAGTTTCACTGTACAGACGGGGACGGACGAACAGCGGTTGGCACCGGTGACGGGAGAGCTCCATCCATACTAA